A genome region from Candidatus Atribacteria bacterium ADurb.Bin276 includes the following:
- the sigA gene encoding RNA polymerase sigma factor SigA, with protein MISNNENQASHTLTAEFSNLIESGKKKGFITFKELNDVIGDDAVNIDKLDDLYTALSDQGIEVSDEEETGKEDQIVASTEDLKLEGIKGIGVDDPVKMYLKEIGQVPLLTPEKEVELAKRVEKEDATAKNELIEANLRLVVSIAKRYVGRGMLFLDLIQEGNLGLIRAVEKFDYRKGYKFSTYATWWIRQAITRAIADQARTIRIPVHMVETINKLVRISRQLLQELGREPAPEEIAHKMGIQVEKVREILKTAQEPLSLETPIGEEEDSHLGDFIEDQGVMAPPKAASYTLLKEQLDDVLNTLTDRERKVLKLRFGLQDGRPHTLEEVGQIFGVTRERIRQIEAKALRKLRHPSRSRKLRDYLDEAE; from the coding sequence TTGATTAGCAATAATGAAAATCAAGCCTCTCATACTTTAACCGCTGAATTTTCAAATCTTATTGAAAGCGGAAAAAAGAAAGGCTTCATCACTTTTAAAGAATTAAATGATGTTATTGGTGACGATGCGGTCAACATTGACAAGCTTGATGACCTCTATACGGCGTTGTCTGATCAGGGTATTGAAGTTTCTGATGAGGAGGAAACAGGGAAGGAAGATCAAATAGTCGCCAGCACCGAAGACCTCAAGCTGGAAGGAATTAAAGGTATCGGCGTCGACGATCCGGTAAAAATGTATTTGAAAGAAATTGGTCAAGTCCCACTGCTTACTCCTGAAAAAGAAGTCGAATTGGCAAAAAGGGTTGAAAAAGAAGACGCTACAGCTAAAAATGAATTGATTGAAGCAAATCTTCGCTTGGTGGTTAGTATTGCCAAGAGATATGTTGGTCGAGGAATGCTATTCCTGGATCTTATCCAGGAGGGAAATTTGGGATTAATTCGTGCGGTGGAGAAATTTGACTATCGGAAGGGGTATAAATTTAGTACTTATGCCACCTGGTGGATTCGTCAGGCAATTACCCGGGCTATTGCCGATCAGGCTCGTACTATTCGAATTCCAGTTCATATGGTGGAAACCATTAACAAATTGGTGCGTATTTCCCGCCAACTTCTTCAGGAATTGGGGAGAGAGCCGGCTCCCGAAGAGATTGCCCATAAAATGGGGATACAGGTGGAAAAAGTCAGAGAAATTTTAAAAACTGCCCAGGAGCCTCTTTCCTTAGAAACTCCCATCGGAGAAGAAGAAGATAGCCATTTGGGTGATTTTATTGAAGATCAGGGAGTGATGGCACCTCCTAAGGCAGCATCTTATACGCTCTTAAAGGAACAGCTCGATGATGTGCTCAATACTTTAACCGACCGAGAGCGAAAAGTCCTGAAGCTGCGTTTTGGATTGCAGGATGGAAGGCCCCACACCCTTGAAGAGGTAGGACAGATTTTTGGAGTTACCCGGGAACGGATTCGACAAATTGAGGCCAAGGCACTCCGTAAACTTCGTCATCCAAGTCGGAGTAGAAAATTACGCGATTATCTTGACGAAGCCGAATAA